DNA from Megalopta genalis isolate 19385.01 chromosome 15, iyMegGena1_principal, whole genome shotgun sequence:
ATTGTACCCAATGGCTGTTTCATCCGCGGCAGAAGCTTCTGTATCCATTAAAAGAATAGAGGTAGACTAATTATTAACTAAAGGAAATCACCGACTGATGAATTTTGAGCTCTGTACGTTTTATTTTCAGAATTTCTTGTTGTTAAAAGAGAACAATACTGTAGTTAATGCTAAACCAGCTCCTGGGGATGGCAGTATCACAATGAAATGTATTACGGCATCTTGGACAGAGAATGCGATTACAAGTACATTACATGATATCAGTATTCAAATAAAGCCTGGAAAACTGTATGCTGTTGTCGGTTCTGTTGGTGCAGGAAAGGTATTGTCCACACGAGTGatttaaatatttatcaaagtAATACCATTCTTATTTTCTCTGTATGCTTTGCTCAGAGTTCGTTCCTGCAACTAATTTTAAGAGAATTGCAACAGTCACGCGGTGATATTCGAGTGAATGGTGATATATCATACGCTAGTCAGGAGGCATGGTTGTTCTCGGGCACAGTGCGCAACAACATACTTTTTGGGCGGTCTTATGATAAAAAGAAGTATAATGAAGTCGTTAAAGTATGTGCCCTTACTAAAGATTTCCAACAGTTTAGTCATAGCGACAAAACGTTAGTCGGAGATAGAGGCGCATCTCTCAGTGGAGGACAACGTGCAAGAATCAATTTGGCTAGGTACAGTACAGAGAGAATTACTTTTACAATGATAGAAGTGGTTTAAAATTTACACGGATACTTGTTGTAACAGGGCTGTGTACAGAGATGCCGATATTTATCTGCTCGATGACCCGTTGTCGGCAGTGGATACACATGTTGGAAAACACTTGTTCAACGAATGCATCAACAACTATCTTCACAATAAAACCAGAATACTCGTGACGCATCAagtacaatttttaaaaaattgtgatcATATTATTGTATTGAATAACGTAAGTATCAGCGATCGAACAATCGACTTAGATTCTGTTAAGTTGATAGAAGAATGATTATGATTTTTTTATCTCAGGGTAAAATCGAATTCGAAGGCACGTTTACAGAGTTACAAGCGAAAAATTTAGATTTCTTAAGTATGCTTTCATCGGAAGAGCAGGAGGTGAATACAGAGAATGTGAAAATCGATGAAAATCATACTCCCGATATATCTGTCAATCCTCTCGACAACAGTAAAGACGACGATGAATCAGAACCTCAAGAAACCGAAGAATTGATGGGCAAAGGAGGCATTTCGAAATTACTTTACTGGAAATACTTCCGAGCCGGAGGATCGATTCTAATGATTCTAGGTTTCATGCTCTCTTTAATTCTAGGTCAACTAGGAAGTAGTGGTAGCGATTATTTTGTTGCTTACTGGTTAGCGTTTGGACACATAATTTTTTCTATCATATTACGAAGTTTTTagacaaaattatttatttaatttattgtgCTTTTCCAGGTCAAAACAAGAAGAAATGCGTGTGAAAAATAACATTAATCACACGTTTCAATTATTTCCACAACCTGCTATTACCACTTCTGCTTCAGTTCTAACAAATTCAAGTGAAGCGATTGATGAGATGATTGCCTTGGGCATAGATAGCTTTAATGAGACGATTCCGGAATTCCTAACGACCTCGGACAACAGCAGTTTAGATAACAATAATGTTGGTAATATTAGTCGCCTTGTTTTACGACTTGAAAAACAACAATTACCGTCATTGTCCTTATCTTAGACGTGGATCATTAACACTGGACCGCGTGTAGCAGATTTCCTTGATCGCGAGACCGCCCTGTGGATTTATGCGATTCTCATTTTAGCGAGCATAGTCATGACCACTGTCAGAAATGTTATATTTTACAAGATATGCATGAACTCCAGTAAAAATCTCCATAATCTCATGTTTTCATCACTGTTGAAAGCTCCAATGCTATTCTTTGATACTCATCCATCCGGTAAGTATCAAACAATATTGTACATTGTCAATTTCTAATTAATTCGTAAATACTAAATCaacaaaatattgtaatattgaatTTCAGGTCGTATCCTAAACCGTTTCTCAAAGGATGTTGGAGCAGTTGATGAGATGTTACCAAGAACAATGATAGAGTCCATCCAGATATTCGCAGTGATGGTTGGAATTTTGGCCCAAGTACTTATTATTAATTGGTGGACAGTTTTCCCAATGCTTATCGTGGGCTTCTTGTTCTGGCAAATACGAAATATTTACCTCAAAACGGCACAGGACGTAAAACGTTTTGAAGGAATAAGTAAGAACATGATACTCTTAAAATGCTAAATGTGtacttattattttcttttgtcaaaCAACATAATAATGAATATTTTCAGCGAAAAGTCCTGTCTTCTCCCATGTCAGCTCTTCATTGTTTGGATTAACTACAATTCGATCATCTTCCGCCCAAGATATGGTTCGCAAAGAATTCGATGGCCACCAAGATCTCCACACCAGCGCTTATTACTTGACTATTGTAACTAGTACTGCCTTTGGATTTGCATTGGACATGGTCTCCATTTGCTTTATTGCCTTTGTCACATACAGCTTTATCATATTGGACGATGGTAATTTATTGCTTTGTAATTTCTCCCTGTTACTAGTAATTGAGTTTGCGTTTATCTTATCAGGAAACACGTTCGCGGGGAACGTCGGGTTggctatatcacaagttttaATTTTATGCGGCATGGTACAACATGGAATGCGACAAACTGCGGAAACGATAGCGCAAATGACCAGCGTGGAGCGAATTTTGCAATTCACACAGCTTGATAAGGAGGGGCAGTTCGATAGCGAGCCTAACAAGAAGCCGCCCGCACAGTGGCCTTTTAAAGGACAGATTCAGTTCGAAAATCTCTATCTACGCTACAGCGAGTCGTCGCCTTCCGTTCTCAAGAACTTAAACGTCCTTATCAGACCTGGAgaaaaagtaatttttcataACTTGAAACTGCGGGGAAATAATGAAATGGATAACCTAAATTGATTTAATGTTTCTTTTAGGTAGGAATAGTTGGTCGCACCGGGGCCGGAAAAACTTCTTTGATCTCAGCTTTGTTCAGACTGACTAAACTAGAAGGTAGAATATGCATAGACGACTGGGACACGAATCAAATTGGTCTTCACGACTTGAGAAAGAAGATCTCTATTATTCCGCAGGAACCGATTTTGTTCTCGGCAACTCTCCGAGATAATCTGGACCCGTTCCACAATTATGATGATGCTACTCTTTGGGCTGCTCTGGAAGATGTGGAATTAAAATCGAGTATCGTGTCCCTCGATTACTTTGTGGAGCAAGGAGGAAGTAATTTCAGTGTCGGTCAGAGACAATTACTCTGTTTAGCGAGGGCTATTATACGGAACAATAGGATTCTTCTTCTCGATGAAGCTACAGCCAATGTGGATCCTTCAACAGATTCTTTGATTCAAACCACTATCAGGCAGAAGTTCAAACACTGCACAGTGTTAACTATAGCGCACAGATTGAATACCATAATGGATAGCGATAAAGTACTAGTTATGGATCACGGAGAAGCGGTTGAGTTCGAACATCCACACGTTCTACTTCAAGATGCAGAAGGGCATTTCACCAGCATGTTGAAAGAAACTGGGAAACTTATGTTCGATCAACTAAGTAAAGTAGCAGAAAAGGTAACCATTTAGTTAATtcgtttataaattaatttgtttCTTAGGTgctgtaattaaaaaaaaaactcttATTGCATTTTCAGGCATACAAAGGCGGTTCTGAGTACATAGAGCAGAAGGAGGTACATTCAAAATCTCTCAATGGCAACACCACGGCCAAAGATGCTTGAGAGAACGTCCGCTAGATATAAGAAAGTACTTAGCATCTTGTAATAATTACTTTCATAGTTCATTTTCGTTGCTGTAGCTTATAGTCCTTGCTGAGATGGCTACACTACTTCAGCGTATTGCATGCAAACTTAATGGCAGAAGAAACTTACGATGatagataaaattatcttttatattattttgataACTTCGTATATTGTTCCTATACAAGAAATAACGCGGGTTTTTCCATATTGTAATGTTTTAAGAAAGTATAcaagtaaaaaaatatttttgagaTATACAGATACTTTTCCAAGTATCTAACAACTATGTACCAAAAACTACTTAGAATTTATTTTGTTAAAGTTGTATAAgtaaaactataaaaatagtTTGTCATTTTAGAATGCTGAAGAAAGTAttcatgaacaatttacctCAGACACAGAATTTTTATACACTTATACCAAGTATATTTTTCACGTTTTGCATTAAAATGCATAGTTTATATGTATACTTTGCTTTTAAAAAATGTCTACAAAGATATTTTTGTGAACAACATTATACAATGTTACGAAGAAATTGTTTAGTATTATCTATGCTGCCCTATAATTCTCTcaactttttttaaataaattatatatacagaTATGTAATGTTTCTAATAAAATAGCTTTTTTTATGCAACATTGTTCTCAAAACTTTATTAAATAATGTCTATAAAAATTTagatatattctatattgtgcATCCTAAATGTTAAATTAATTGAACAGCACCGCTTTTAACTAAATTTGCAACAGCACTGTATTGTATAATGTGCTGTGAGCCTTGCTCAAAATCTATTTCTTCATCTAAAGACCCGGGCAACACAATTCCATCGATTCTCTGATTGGCCCTTAGAAATACATACGTCTGCATATTGGGCTTTATACTCAGTCTATTAACTTCAAATGTCTGAAAGTTTCCGGGCATGTGTTGCAGAGCAATTGTTCTAAATAGAGTTTCCATACTAGCGAGAAATTCTTTAGCAAATTGCAGTTCTGCAGGTGTCAGATAACATTCTTCTGGAGATCTGTTGGCCTCCTGAGAAAGTATGTGAATGGTATACTTTTCGATTTTCTCTAATCGAGCTCGAAGATAGCTAGATATCACAAACTTGATCCTATCCAATTCCATTCTATGAACCATTATCCTTAAATCTCCCTTGGTTAACCTCTTCATGTTGTCTTCCATATGAGTTATCTGTTGCAACATACAGTCGACCAAGTCGGCTTGATGGGGGAGTATTTCTGGAGCAAATTTTTCATTCAACCAAGCTTGTTCGATCGCTAACAAAGCACTCTGAGCAGTTAATTCTTCTTCCTCCTGCTCTTCTTCTATGGCTTCTAATCGTGCATCTGAATCGTTCATATTGCACGTTTACTTTAAACTAGTTAGATACTAATTTCTTTATAgagtatttaatattttctgcaGTCACTATATGTGTATTAACATATATGTAAACTGTGGTAAGTCATTTAACTGgtaaaaaacgagttgcaatgGGGAAGAAATGTTCGTTAGAGACTTATCAAAAACTTGGAACCAAATGGAGCCAAACATCCAAACATTTAACACTACAATCCATCACATATGTTTATAGTCTGTAAAGTTTGTGAGTTTGTCTACCTCATCTATGCTCTAACCTCTAACCTTTTGTGGTCAAGAGTACTGGTGGCTCCGTTCGTAGCAAATCACTCAAACTAATAGCCAATTACCAACCTGTAAAAGCAAAAACTCGGGTACTGGTGATGCCGCTCGtgacaaaacgctcaaacttGTAGCCAATTACCGACCTGTAAAAGCGAAACCACGGGTCGCGTATGCATAAAATAGTATGTACGTATACATAAAATATGTACAAACGAGTACCTCGAGATAATACAATTACTTTCATTCAAgtcattattcgaatataatacttaataatatattattattatattatatatttatatatatttatatataataatatataataatatattatatatttatatataataatatataataatatattatatatttatatatatttatatataataatatataataatatattatatatttatatatatttatatataataatatataattattatatatatatgtagtatattatattatattatattattatatatattataatacttaaataatattttaagtgAAATCGGAGACATATCTTTAATACGATTTGTAAAAATTATGACTGGAAAGGAAGAATTTTAACCGTAATGTTATAAGTTAGGAACTACAAGAATCACAAGAATGTTATAAACATTGAGCATtaggtaaatcatatgtataataaaaatgtcGTTGACGTGtagaatttctttttttatttacaaatgTCTGATAATCATCAATGTACTCGGTAACAAAATCTGCTTGCACATATACTGAATGATTGTTCAGCACTAAGACGACAAATCAACAATCTTATCGCTGGAGAAAAAACAATACTGATACGACTTGCACACTATGTATATCGTGTCGTTATCATATTTAATACTCAGTCACAAATGTTCACACGTGACATAGCGTTTTATTTTGTctcttcatatatatatatttatatataagcaTATTCTTAAATCGTTACGCTTGTAAACGGAACATAATATACATATGAATATATTCAACGAAAAGAAAGACTACCACCTATGGATCAACGTACATAGTCTGACTTGAGCTAGGCCGAACATTTTCGAACTGTCAGTCACGATTGGCGCCAGTAGCTACAAACGCTTCGGTCGGTgtatgcatgtatataatacGGTGAAATAACAATTGCTGTACAACAGTAGCATCGTGCAACATCCGACAGTATCATACGCCACTTGTTTTAACTCATAGATCACCTCATTCTCAATTATACATACGTATAGGCACTGTATTCATTGCCAAATAAGCATTTGGTGATTACACGAAACGAATACAATTAAACAATGTTCAATTAACTGCTCATGGCCGATAAtcgaattgaaaataaatctatCGATGCAGTGTtgttaaattcacgatttttataattactagacacatgattttcatgcaaaataaaaattgtctaggtCAATTTCGAGGAACttatattacataaatatattttcttatCCGTCTCGTTCATCTCTGTCACGagtgtataaaatccgcagtctagtaattacaaTTGTAAATCGCCTGTTCGAATTGCATGCACGAAAATCATGTCATAAATTCAACGTCTAACTAAATTAAGCCGACGAAAAAATTTCGTCGAGTATTATTCTGTGCACTTCTGATTCaacaaaattgtataattttcagCTAATCATGAGCAGTCAATTGATTTCGATCCGTTTAATGTTCTCttttttttgcgtggattacaTTGAAATCCAAAGAAAAATACTGAGTAGATGTAACTGGCGATAAGCACAACGTCGATTGTACAATTAACAGTAACAGGActtcaaaaaaagaaaaaaaaaaaaagaaaaaagaaaagaaaaagaacggtGCGCGAAGAACTGATCGTGATCGCGGAGAAAAACGTTGCTTCTTACGTGACCTAAGTCCGTCTTTTGTTCGGCAGATGCAATAAGGACGTATGCATATTAAAAATAAGTATGTCACATTGATGCGGATCTTTTTATATCAAAATTTCGTGCAAGTATGAAAATTTAACCATCGGTGGAACTTTCATTATAACGTGATTCTTTGTTATcttttcttcttcctcttcctcctctttttttcgctttttttttttaattgtttt
Protein-coding regions in this window:
- the LOC117221096 gene encoding ATP-binding cassette sub-family C member 4 isoform X1 encodes the protein MDASKKYENPNPKLLANPFSRLIFWWLKPLFLYGKNHDLELKDIYNVLPEDVSQRLGDKLERNWLKEVKTAEESGIKPKFFNALKKTFAWSFSYFGGWQFFLAVVIKVLQPYVLGLLIWHFDPRSISTVTEAYIYALTVVVLTLLSAVIVHHSNLGLLEVGMRMRIACSSLMYRKILRLSKSSTNITTPGQIVNLMSNDVARFEQLFIALHYIWILPIQGALITFMIWESVGIASLAGVFLISVQTIPLQGYMGKWFSKLRLKIAVKTDERVCLMSEIINGIQVIKMYTWEKPFEKLVSVVRSREVDVLTISSYLRGFTLATFVFTERTTLYFTIVAYVLLGNSISADKVFSMAQYFNILQLTMAILYPMAVSSAAEASVSIKRIENFLLLKENNTVVNAKPAPGDGSITMKCITASWTENAITSTLHDISIQIKPGKLYAVVGSVGAGKSSFLQLILRELQQSRGDIRVNGDISYASQEAWLFSGTVRNNILFGRSYDKKKYNEVVKVCALTKDFQQFSHSDKTLVGDRGASLSGGQRARINLARAVYRDADIYLLDDPLSAVDTHVGKHLFNECINNYLHNKTRILVTHQVQFLKNCDHIIVLNNGKIEFEGTFTELQAKNLDFLSMLSSEEQEVNTENVKIDENHTPDISVNPLDNSKDDDESEPQETEELMGKGGISKLLYWKYFRAGGSILMILGFMLSLILGQLGSSGSDYFVAYWSKQEEMRVKNNINHTFQLFPQPAITTSASVLTNSSEAIDEMIALGIDSFNETIPEFLTTSDNSSLDNNNTWIINTGPRVADFLDRETALWIYAILILASIVMTTVRNVIFYKICMNSSKNLHNLMFSSLLKAPMLFFDTHPSGRILNRFSKDVGAVDEMLPRTMIESIQIFAVMVGILAQVLIINWWTVFPMLIVGFLFWQIRNIYLKTAQDVKRFEGITKSPVFSHVSSSLFGLTTIRSSSAQDMVRKEFDGHQDLHTSAYYLTIVTSTAFGFALDMVSICFIAFVTYSFIILDDGNLLLCNFSLLLVIEFAFILSGNTFAGNVGLAISQVLILCGMVQHGMRQTAETIAQMTSVERILQFTQLDKEGQFDSEPNKKPPAQWPFKGQIQFENLYLRYSESSPSVLKNLNVLIRPGEKVGIVGRTGAGKTSLISALFRLTKLEGRICIDDWDTNQIGLHDLRKKISIIPQEPILFSATLRDNLDPFHNYDDATLWAALEDVELKSSIVSLDYFVEQGGSNFSVGQRQLLCLARAIIRNNRILLLDEATANVDPSTDSLIQTTIRQKFKHCTVLTIAHRLNTIMDSDKVLVMDHGEAVEFEHPHVLLQDAEGHFTSMLKETGKLMFDQLSKVAEKAYKGGSEYIEQKEVHSKSLNGNTTAKDA
- the LOC117221096 gene encoding ATP-binding cassette sub-family C member 4 isoform X2, producing MDASKKYENPNPKLLANPFSRLIFWWLKPLFLYGKNHDLELKDIYNVLPEDVSQRLGDKLERNWLKEVKTAEESGIKPKFFNALKKTFAWSFSYFGGWQFFLAVVIKVLQPYVLGLLIWHFDPRSISTVTEAYIYALTVVVLTLLSAVIVHHSNLGLLEVGMRMRIACSSLMYRKILRLSKSSTNITTPGQIVNLMSNDVARFEQLFIALHYIWILPIQGALITFMIWESVGIASLAGVFLISVQTIPLQGYMGKWFSKLRLKIAVKTDERVCLMSEIINGIQVIKMYTWEKPFEKLVSVVRSREVDVLTISSYLRGFTLATFVFTERTTLYFTIVAYVLLGNSISADKVFSMAQYFNILQLTMAILYPMAVSSAAEASVSIKRIENFLLLKENNTVVNAKPAPGDGSITMKCITASWTENAITSTLHDISIQIKPGKLYAVVGSVGAGKSSFLQLILRELQQSRGDIRVNGDISYASQEAWLFSGTVRNNILFGRSYDKKKYNEVVKVCALTKDFQQFSHSDKTLVGDRGASLSGGQRARINLARAVYRDADIYLLDDPLSAVDTHVGKHLFNECINNYLHNKTRILVTHQVQFLKNCDHIIVLNNGKIEFEGTFTELQAKNLDFLSMLSSEEQEVNTENVKIDENHTPDISVNPLDNSKDDDESEPQETEELMGKGGISKLLYWKYFRAGGSILMILGFMLSLILGQLGSSGSDYFVAYWSKQEEMRVKNNINHTFQLFPQPAITTSASVLTNSSEAIDEMIALGIDSFNETIPEFLTTSDNSSLDNNNTWIINTGPRVADFLDRETALWIYAILILASIVMTTVRNVIFYKICMNSSKNLHNLMFSSLLKAPMLFFDTHPSGRILNRFSKDVGAVDEMLPRTMIESIQIFAVMVGILAQVLIINWWTVFPMLIVGFLFWQIRNIYLKTAQDVKRFEGITKSPVFSHVSSSLFGLTTIRSSSAQDMVRKEFDGHQDLHTSAYYLTIVTSTAFGFALDMVSICFIAFVTYSFIILDDGNTFAGNVGLAISQVLILCGMVQHGMRQTAETIAQMTSVERILQFTQLDKEGQFDSEPNKKPPAQWPFKGQIQFENLYLRYSESSPSVLKNLNVLIRPGEKVGIVGRTGAGKTSLISALFRLTKLEGRICIDDWDTNQIGLHDLRKKISIIPQEPILFSATLRDNLDPFHNYDDATLWAALEDVELKSSIVSLDYFVEQGGSNFSVGQRQLLCLARAIIRNNRILLLDEATANVDPSTDSLIQTTIRQKFKHCTVLTIAHRLNTIMDSDKVLVMDHGEAVEFEHPHVLLQDAEGHFTSMLKETGKLMFDQLSKVAEKAYKGGSEYIEQKEVHSKSLNGNTTAKDA
- the Sld5 gene encoding DNA replication complex GINS protein SLD5, producing the protein MNDSDARLEAIEEEQEEEELTAQSALLAIEQAWLNEKFAPEILPHQADLVDCMLQQITHMEDNMKRLTKGDLRIMVHRMELDRIKFVISSYLRARLEKIEKYTIHILSQEANRSPEECYLTPAELQFAKEFLASMETLFRTIALQHMPGNFQTFEVNRLSIKPNMQTYVFLRANQRIDGIVLPGSLDEEIDFEQGSQHIIQYSAVANLVKSGAVQLI